In Dryobates pubescens isolate bDryPub1 chromosome 12, bDryPub1.pri, whole genome shotgun sequence, one genomic interval encodes:
- the RAI2 gene encoding retinoic acid-induced protein 2 — protein sequence MEELYKDTPNLPMDVTSPPSAMANNKLENGVAQLITAEAWNINSADLMKKALSPLVTVPAPSILTPPAESQSGVALKVAATVLQPICLGDSPVVLPIHLQVAGSAAPPQMPAAGASTPYVMTTQGPVPLPVLLEQHVFQHLNSPLGLPPGAACPASPLHAGLFPGAATPVGQPQLLDPKPSGQAQEPVLPPVFQTPGFAAVLQDLFPSQGSLGSAAPCQPPPDYAGLPPQAFGSPLSPLVPPATLLVPYPVIVPLPVPVPIPIPVPIPVPHGTETKAAPDPPKPPLFTPHPCKGTQTPPEKEETKPLELPQPRELPQLSRHTVIKMGGENEALDLSMKGPPAPRVPEPALPPPDDGALDLSLTSCRKPGGPHGEAAGSGPSAAAEAGAHPAPDKLSVPAAPFVPCKPQEAAGKAAEGRGPGGGQAELLRQPQKWLMEQAGRASCEPKAGNNIEIVSTSQTAKVIVSVKDAVPTIFCGKIKGLSGVSTKNFSFKRDLPQDSVLQCYDVKSPPEPRDGAEALRKPVKNRSVKLKKMNSPEIHILPIKKQRLAAFFPRK from the coding sequence ATGGAGGAGCTCTACAAGGACACCCCCAACCTCCCCATGGACGTCACCAGCCCGCCCTCGGCCATGGCCAACAACAAGCTGGAGAACGGAGTGGCGCAGCTGATAACGGCCGAAGCCTGGAACATCAACTCCGCCGACCTGATGAAGAAGGCTCTGTCGCCGCTGGTGACGGTGCCCGCGCCCTCCATCCTGACGCCGCCGGCCGAGTCGCAGAGCGGGGTGGCCCTGAAGGTGGCCGCCACGGTGCTGCAGCCCATTTGCCTGGGGGACAGCCCGGTGGTGCTGCCCATCCACCTGCAGGTGGCCGGCAGCGCCGCCCCCCCGCAGATGCCAGCCGCCGGCGCCTCCACCCCCTACGTGATGACCACCCAGGGCCCCGTCCCGCTGCCCGTCCTCCTGGAGCAGCAcgtcttccagcacctcaactcgcccctggggctgcccccggGGGCTGCCTGCCCCGCCAGCCCCCTGCACGCCGGCCTCTTCCCGGGGGCCGCCACCCCCGtcgggcagccccagctcctggacCCCAAGCCCTCCGGCCAAGCGCAGGAGCCGGTCCTGCCCCCCGTCTTTCAAACGCCGGGCTTCGCCGCCGTCCTTCAGGACCTCTTTCCCtcgcagggcagcctgggctctgccgCCCCTTGCCAGCCTCCCCCCGACTACGCCGGCCTCCCGCCGCAGGCCTTCGGCTCGCCCCTCTCCCCTCTGGTGCCCCCCGCCACGCTGCTGGTGCCCTACCCGGTCATCGTGCCCCTGCCCGTCCccgtccccatccccatccccgtCCCCATCCCCGTGCCTCACGGCACAGAGACGAAGGCGGCTCCCGACCCTCCCAAGCCGCCGCtcttcaccccccacccctgcaaGGGGACCCAGACCCCCCCGGAGAAAGAAGAGACGAAGCCCCTGGAGCTGCCGCAGCCCCGGGAGCTGCCGCAGCTGAGCCGCCACACCGTCATCAAGATGGGCGGCGAGAACGAAGCGCTGGACCTCTCCATGAAGGGGCCGCCCGCGCCCCGTGTCCCCGAACCCGCCCTGCCGCCGCCCGACGACGGAGCCCTGGACCTGTCCCTCACCTCCTGCCGCAAGCCGGGGGGACCCCACGGGGAGGCGGCCGGCAGCGGCCCCAGCGCCGCCGCCGAGGCCGGGGCGCACCCCGCGCCGGACAAGCTCTCGGTCCCGGCCGCTCCCTTCGTCCCCTGCAAGCCGCAGGAGGCTGCGGGCAAAGCGGCGGAGGGCAGGGGTCCGGGCGGGGGCCAGGCGGAGCTGCTGCGGCAGCCGCAGAAGTGGCTGATGGAGCAGGCGGGCAGGGCGAGCTGCGAGCCCAAGGCCGGCAACAACATCGAGATCGTCAGCACCTCGCAGACCGCCAAAGTCATCGTCTCCGTCAAGGACGCCGTGCCCACCATCTTCTGCGGCAAGATCAAGGGCCTCTCGGGGGTGTCCACCAAAAACTTTTCTTTCAAAAGGGACCTGCCCCAGGACTCGGTGCTGCAGTGCTACGACGTGAAGAGCCCTCCGGAGCCCCGGGACGGCGCCGAGGCCCTCAGGAAACCGGTCAAAAACAGGAGCGTTAAGCTAAAGAAAATGAACTCCCCGGAGATCCACATCCTGCCGATCAAGAAGCAGCGGCTCGCGGCCTTTTTTCCAAGGAAGTAA